Genomic segment of Chelonoidis abingdonii isolate Lonesome George chromosome 5, CheloAbing_2.0, whole genome shotgun sequence:
GTACAATCATGAGCAGCTTACGACACTCAGTGAGCACTAGGTGCCTCTGCATGCTTTAGCAACATACTGCTCAGCTGAAGGGAAGGGATTCttgctgtctctctctgctcTAAGCATCACCTAACAAGCAAAGCGAACAAAGAATGGGAAATAAAGCTATCCTTAGCCGGTCAGTGAGTGAATTGTAATCTGTCTCTGTGGAGTAAAGGTTGTGTCGGTCAATGGTCGTTTCAAATGATGGACATTAAAGAGATTGTCAAATCCTGTGGAGTCGTTAGTAAAGAGTTTGGAGTTTTTTTCACAACGTCACAGTATTAACTGCAGAgaaaaggacagagagagagagaaagagaagatcaAGCTCATGCAGATAGTTCTGAAACTTGCAAGTCCTAGAAGTCAGCTAAAAAGCTAGCTGGACATCCCTTTAGCTCTTTGAGCAGAAGCAAAATAAGACATTGTGAGCCTGCCAGCTTTGCACAAAATTGAAAGGGATTGAATTTGTAGCACAGAGGGGTCTTTTTTAGTTCTGCATATAATTAGTCCAAACACAAAGGAAGCAACTGAATGGAGGTTGTCACTCTCTGGAAAAGGGTGGGTAAGAcactttttaattaaattctttcatgaagaaagattttttttctttgctgcagtATCTAACATGAACAAAATCTACATCCTTTTACCTGTGAATGTCTGTGAACTTTAATGCTGCACAGCTCCTGCATGCTGTAAAGTGAAATATTTGcctctgtgtctttttttttttttttttttgcccagaaaTAAAATATGATGTAGAATTTGAAAAGATTTCAATGGACATTCTCAAGCATATTTGGAAACATTCTTGCTAATGGATTTCCTTCTTATTGGTCTCTGTTTAAACTGGTTGCTGTGGAAGCCCCCAGGGTTGATATTGTGTACACtgggtgtctttttaaaaatgcttccaGCCGTGAATAGTGGGTGTCCACAGCTATGTCGGTGTGAGGGCAGGCTTTTGTACTGTGAGTCATTGAATCTTACAGAGATGCCTCGCAACCTGTCGGGCATGATGGGCTTGTCTCTGCGGTACAACAGCCTTTCAGAGCTGCATGATGGACAGTTCACAGGGTTAATGCAGCTCACGTGGCTCTATCTGGATCACAATCACATTTGCTCAGTGGAGGGGAATGCCTTTCAAAAATTGCGGAGAGTTAAAGAACTCACTCTGAGTTCCAACAAAATCACTCAACTGCCCAATACTACTTTCCGACCTATGCCAAACTTGCGTAGTGTGGATTTATCATACAATAACCTGCAGTCGTTGGAACCAGATCTGTTTCATGGGCTGAGAAAATTAACAACTTTGCACATGCGGTCAAATGCCATCAAGTTTGTGCCAGTGAGAATTTTTCAGGACTGTCGCAGCCTCAAGTTTCTAGACATAGGATACAATCAGTTGAAAAGCCTGGCTCGCAACTCTTTTGCAGGCTTGTTTAAACTCACTGAACTACACCTCGAGCACAATGATTTGGTGAAGGTGAATTTAGCTCATTTTCCAAGGCTCATTTCACTGCATTCTCTCTGCCTACGAaggaataaagtcactattgtagTCAATTCCTTGGACTGGATATGGAAATTGGAAAAAATGGATCTCTCTGGCAACGAGATTGAATACATTGAACCTCATGTTTTCGAAAGTGTACCTCACCTCCAGTCACTGCAGCTGGATTCCAACCAGCTAACCTACATTGATCCAAGAATCCTCAACTCCTGGAAATCACTCACTAGCATCAGCCTTTCTGCAAACATCTGGGATTGCAGCCGTAATGTTTGCGCCTTGGCCTCCTGGCTAAGTAACTTTAAGGGTCGCTATGACAGCAATCTGCTCTGTGCCACCCCTGAATATGCACAGGGGGAGGATGTTTTAGATGCAGTGTATGCTTTTCACTTATGCGAAGATGCAGAAGACCCAACAAGTGTTAACATGCTATCAGCAGTAACAAACAACAGCGACCAAATGTTCACTTATAGCCCTGCCACAATAATATATGACGTGCAGGATACTGAAGGAGAAAGAACAACAAATGCCATAACCGTAACTATCCCCAGTGAAAACACTGAGAATGCTGTTCAGATTCACAAGGTGGTGACAGGGACCATGGCACTGATTTTCTCTTTCCTCATCGTGGTTTTAGTGTTGTATGTCTCCTGGAagtgttttccagccagcctaAGGCAACTCAGACAGTGCTTTGTGACACAGCGCAGAAAGCAGAAGCAGAAACAAACCATGCATCAAATGGCTGCCATGTCAGCCCAGGAGTATTACGTTGATTACAAACCCAACCACATTGAAGGAGCTCTGgtgatcattaatgaatatggaTCTTGTTCCTGTCACCAGCAGCCAGCAAGGGAATGTGAGGTGTGATTTTCTGTGGGAATTTAAACAGTGTGCAACCAAATAACAATGGGCAGACAGTTGGATGGGGGTTTACTGTGCTTTTCTGATGATTTCTGATGCACTTCTTTGCTGAAATTGTAAGAGGATCTGTCTAAAAGACTTGATATGTTAGCTTTATTGTGTCTTAAAATCTTCAGGACAGTCAGTCCTAACATTTCATATGATAATATTCCCTTTGAAGATCTGACAATATTCAGGAATCTGAGAGTGTAAAAAGATACCAATtattgactgattttttttttgtaaactacaaaaatgtttaaaataaaaaaaatagcatttacaGTTTTTGCAGACTGGTGTATACTACATGAATTGTTACCTGTATGCAAAATACAACAGTTTAACCTCTTTTCTCTTCACATACAAGTGATGAAATGAAAATCTAGCAGCAAGGAAGCCACATAAAATTGAAAGATTGAAATTTAGCAGATGGCTTCACAGTGTAATTATTACACATCCACATACACCatgttactgaaaaaaaaaaaaagcatggcatagcaaatatatttttgttaatgtgCTACCTGTAACAGTATATCACTAAAAGAAGGAGCTGAGTCATCTTGGAAAGGCTAAAGTTCTAACCTGCCCCTAGGAAATATTTCTGAAGATTTTTCAAGATAGCTGACTTCTAAGTTGTACTAAGAGCCACAAAGATGCAGCATATCCCATCAGTATATTCTGTATCTGAATTAATCACATTGCAAAGTCTGATTAAAAAAGAACACCTTCTTTTAAAAGACTTATTTAAAATCTACTAGCATTCCCCTCTTTCATGCTCTTCTGCTGTATGCTAAAAGTAGAGAAACCATTGCTCTGTGCAGTGTAGAGTAATGATGAAAGGACTAAGGAGGCAGCAATCCAATTTTCAGTAATGAAAGATCGGTGTGTTTCAAAAGCAGAACCTTGGGTGTAACACTGCAGGCCCATTAGGGATAGGGTGATTAGAGCATACTTATGGTTACTATAGTTAACCACTATAAAATCCTATCTTGGGAATGCCTGGCTTGCCAGTCACTTTAATCACAAGACATCCTTAACAGCCCACCCTTCTAAAAATATCTGCAGAGGCATAAAGTACATGATCCTACCTTACTGAGTATTGACACAGGGATTGGTGATTAGATCAACAGTGCTTTCTTAATACAGAGCCATGCAGCTGTTTCATTTTATTGCCCTTCTTTAAATGCTTGCTTTTCctgtattttggattttttctctcCAATATGTGACCAAGCTACTGATTGCTCTTCTGAACCACTCCACACATGTCAATGAAAACGAGGGTGTTGCATTTTTATATCATCAGGCAATGCATCTTTGAAACCTTCTTCATACAGCATACCATTCTAATAAAATGTGACAGATAAAGAATTTTGTAAAATGTATACATTTTGTACTTATTTATTCATGCTATGGCTAGCATCAATGGAAGAAAGTGCCCCCAAATTGACATTTTTAATGTTAACttagatgtaattttttttaaatgcctatGACGCTAAGACAGGTGTATAAAATACAGATCATGAAAGGATCAaaccaagtttttttttctgcatagatCCTTAGTAGTCAATAATGTTTAATTatataaaaaggaatattttataaattatttctAAATGTCAAATGATAACATCCTTTGATGAGCCAAAGCTTATTCTTCATCTGCTTAGCAACTTTCAccctgatttatattaattaaataTGAACTATTCCTGCACTGTAATCAGATTATTTTATGTAGTAAAACTACaatatcataaatgatctgcattGGTagaggatctttttttttttcattactgcaaattttaaattaaaaaattaatgattttgtttttaagccACTTACAATTTCCCTGCTGTCTTGAAATTTGTTCAGACTATTATAGCTAGGATGGTATTTAACCATTTAAGCAATAGTGCATTTCTCTTTATGTTCCTCTTCAAATCTGCAAGGGTCTAATCCttcaaccactgaagtcaatgacaaaacttccattgacttcactggaagaagaaaaggcCCTAAATGAGCGGTGATGAAACCAACAGCAAGACCCTTCTTGTTTGTTTCAGTGTCTGCTGAGTTTtttaagacaaaatatt
This window contains:
- the LRRTM1 gene encoding leucine-rich repeat transmembrane neuronal protein 1, with product MDFLLIGLCLNWLLWKPPGLILCTLGVFLKMLPAVNSGCPQLCRCEGRLLYCESLNLTEMPRNLSGMMGLSLRYNSLSELHDGQFTGLMQLTWLYLDHNHICSVEGNAFQKLRRVKELTLSSNKITQLPNTTFRPMPNLRSVDLSYNNLQSLEPDLFHGLRKLTTLHMRSNAIKFVPVRIFQDCRSLKFLDIGYNQLKSLARNSFAGLFKLTELHLEHNDLVKVNLAHFPRLISLHSLCLRRNKVTIVVNSLDWIWKLEKMDLSGNEIEYIEPHVFESVPHLQSLQLDSNQLTYIDPRILNSWKSLTSISLSANIWDCSRNVCALASWLSNFKGRYDSNLLCATPEYAQGEDVLDAVYAFHLCEDAEDPTSVNMLSAVTNNSDQMFTYSPATIIYDVQDTEGERTTNAITVTIPSENTENAVQIHKVVTGTMALIFSFLIVVLVLYVSWKCFPASLRQLRQCFVTQRRKQKQKQTMHQMAAMSAQEYYVDYKPNHIEGALVIINEYGSCSCHQQPARECEV